Proteins from a single region of Dyadobacter fanqingshengii:
- a CDS encoding SusD/RagB family nutrient-binding outer membrane lipoprotein, whose product MKKILTYLTVIALLASSCDKGFEDVNKNPVQATSVDPAYLFSNAQFGSAIATQNYQLQIVQQINTPYTGVLEGGNHNAVSDPNSNANFNSLYLQNGPVNLLTTVIAQTKDNPGRSNLYNMSRIWKAYVFMVLVDTYGDVPYFEAGKGFLEGINLPKYDDQKLIYDDILKELEEGTKGLDATKALESGDLFYKGNIAQWKKLGNSLLLRAGMRFSKLDVARAKSIVAKAVDPANGGLIGSNADNAFIAFNSTFNHPLANYFQGTERGNVYLGKAFVDALKATNDPRLRVISVKYETPGNPIATAGAEDTAPANQDGMPYGYNESTIANAPGFPGKIGSAFKYSQINRKTLGKIDAPEFFITYSQTLLLQAEAVQRGWATGNVKELYEAGVKAHMAQLASYDVAASISAANQDAYIAAQPFMAAKALEQINTQYWISSFLNGSEAWANFRRSGFPTLPVNNYPGKDPSVKTFIRRLVYPVRERSVNEVNYNAAVARMGPDELGTPVFWDK is encoded by the coding sequence ATGCGCAATTCGGCTCGGCCATTGCGACGCAGAATTATCAGTTGCAGATCGTGCAGCAAATCAACACGCCTTACACGGGAGTGCTCGAAGGCGGCAATCACAATGCGGTTTCCGATCCTAATTCCAACGCCAATTTCAACTCACTATACTTGCAAAATGGCCCTGTGAACTTGCTGACGACGGTTATTGCACAAACAAAGGATAATCCGGGACGAAGCAATTTGTATAACATGTCGCGGATCTGGAAGGCTTACGTGTTCATGGTATTGGTAGACACATATGGTGATGTGCCCTATTTTGAGGCAGGCAAAGGCTTTCTGGAAGGCATCAATCTGCCTAAATATGACGACCAGAAGCTGATTTACGATGACATTTTAAAAGAGCTCGAAGAAGGAACAAAAGGTCTGGACGCAACAAAAGCGCTGGAATCCGGGGATCTTTTTTATAAAGGAAACATTGCGCAGTGGAAAAAGCTTGGTAATTCACTGCTGCTGCGTGCAGGAATGCGTTTTTCTAAACTGGATGTGGCCCGGGCAAAAAGTATCGTTGCCAAAGCTGTGGATCCGGCCAATGGCGGTTTGATCGGCTCCAATGCGGATAATGCTTTCATTGCCTTTAACAGCACATTCAATCATCCGCTGGCGAATTACTTCCAGGGAACTGAACGCGGAAACGTTTATCTGGGCAAAGCATTTGTGGATGCGCTTAAAGCAACAAACGATCCCCGGTTGCGCGTGATTTCTGTCAAATACGAAACACCGGGCAATCCGATTGCAACAGCCGGAGCAGAAGATACAGCGCCTGCCAACCAGGACGGAATGCCTTATGGTTACAATGAATCCACCATTGCCAATGCACCTGGCTTCCCTGGCAAAATAGGCTCTGCGTTTAAGTATTCACAAATTAACCGCAAAACCCTGGGCAAAATTGATGCACCCGAGTTCTTTATTACTTACTCACAAACATTGCTTTTGCAAGCCGAAGCCGTTCAGCGCGGATGGGCAACAGGCAATGTGAAAGAGCTTTACGAGGCGGGCGTAAAAGCGCACATGGCACAACTGGCGAGTTATGACGTTGCGGCCAGCATAAGCGCAGCGAACCAGGATGCTTACATTGCTGCGCAACCATTTATGGCGGCAAAAGCTTTGGAACAGATCAACACCCAATACTGGATCTCGTCATTCCTCAATGGGTCCGAAGCATGGGCCAATTTCCGGAGAAGCGGCTTTCCAACATTGCCGGTCAATAACTATCCGGGTAAAGATCCTTCCGTTAAAACATTCATCCGCAGACTAGTGTATCCGGTTCGCGAAAGGTCGGTTAATGAGGTCAATTATAATGCTGCTGTTGCCCGAATGGGCCCTGATGAACTGGGAACGCCTGTTTTTTGGGATAAATAA